From the genome of Carassius gibelio isolate Cgi1373 ecotype wild population from Czech Republic chromosome A16, carGib1.2-hapl.c, whole genome shotgun sequence, one region includes:
- the LOC128030979 gene encoding cytohesin-2 gives MTLDSDTYMPKSKAPRMDDVDYIPADLSPEERSELEEIRRRKGALLLEIQRLKEELREAIIEVEGLESSTEGSKTLQKNRHVAMGRKKFNMDPKKGIVFLVENELLRHTPEDIAQFLYKGEGLNKTAIGDYLGERDDFNIKVLQAFVDLHEFTDLNLVQALRQFLWSFRLPGEAQKIDRMMEAFAQRYCHCNPGVFQSTDTCYVLSFSIIMLNTSLHNPNVRDKPTVERFISMNRGINDGGDLPEELLRNLYDSIKNEPFKIPEDDGNDLTHTFFNPDREGWLLKLGGRVKTWKRRWFILTDNCLYYFEYTTDKEPRGIIPLENLSIREVEDPRKPNCFELYIPNNRGQLIKACKTEADGRVVEGNHMVYRISAPTPEEKDEWIHSIKSAVSVDPFYEMLAARKKRISLKKKEEQP, from the exons ATGACACTCGATTCCGACACATATATGCCTAAAAGCAAAGCCCCCAGAATGGATGATGTGGACTACA TCCCAGCAGACCTGAGCCCAGAGGAGCGCTCCGAGCTGGAGGAGATCCGGCGCAGGAAGGGGGCGCTGCTTCTGGAGATCCAGCGGCTGAAGGAGGAGCTGAGGGAAGCCATCATAGAGGTGGAGGGGCTGGAGAGCAGCACGGAGGGCAG taaaacatTACAGAAGAATCGTCATGTGGCCATGGGGAGGAAGAAATTCAACATGGACCCGAAAAAG GGTATTGTATTCCTTGTGGAGAACGAGCTTCTCAGACACACTCCAGAGGACATAGCTCAGTTTCTCTACAAAGGAGAAGGACTCAATAAAACAGCAATAGGAGACTATCTGGGGGAAAG aGATGACTTCAATATTAAAGTGTTGCAGGCTTTTGTTGATCTTCACGAATTCACGGATCTGAACTTGGTACAAGCACTTCG GCAGTTCCTGTGGAGCTTCCGCTTGCCCGGCGAGGCTCAGAAGATCGACAGGATGATGGAGGCCTTTGCACAGAGATACTGTCACTGCAATCCTGGAGTCTTCCAGAGCACAG ACACCTGTTACGTGCTGTCGTTTTCCATCATCATGTTGAACACCAGTCTGCACAACCCCAACGTGCGGGACAAGCCCACGGTGGAGCGCTTCATCAGCATGAACAGAGGCATCAACGACGGAGGAGATCTACCCGAGGAGCTGCTCAGA AATCTGTATGACAGCATCAAGAACGAGCCCTTTAAGATCCCAGAGGATGATGGGAATGACCTGACGCACACTTTCTTCAACCCGGACAGAGAAGGCTGGCTCCTCAAACTGG GAGGTCGTGTGAAGACATGGAAGAGGCGATGGTTCATTCTGACTGATAACTGCCTCTATTACTTTGAGTACACAACA gaTAAGGAGCCCAGAGGCATCATACCATTGGAGAACCTGAGCATTCGAGAGGTCGAAGATCCCAGAAAGCCA AACTGTTTTGAGCTGTACATCCCTAATAACCGCGGGCAGCTGATAAAAGCGTGTAAGACTGAGGCCGACGGTCGAGTGGTGGAGGGAAACCACATGGTGTACCGGATCTCAGCTCCCACCCCGGAGGAGAAGGACGAGTGGATCCACAGCATCAA aTCTGCTGTGAGCGTGGACCCCTTCTACGAGATGCTTGCAGCCAGAAAGAAACGCATTTCTCTAAAGAAGAAAGAAGAGCAACCCTGa